TCTCGGCATAGGGCCGATGGGTTTTGGCGGAAGGACAACAGCCTTGGCAGTTCATATAAAAACAGCGCCATGCCATATTGCAAGCCTGCCTGTTGCAGTGAATATACAATGCCATGCGGCAAGGCATAAGGAGGCAGTAATATAAAAAATTGTAAATTGAAGATTGCAAATTGCAAAGTTAAAAGAACTGCGCAATTTACAATTTGCATTTTTCAATCTTCATTTTGCAATGGAGCAAGGCGACATGACTCACCCAATCAAAATAACCCCGCCCCTTACTGATAAGGATGTAGAAAAACTTAAGTCAGGGGATAAAGTCTTGATAACCGGTGTTCTTTACACTGCAAGGGATGCCGCGCACAAGAGGCTTATAGAGCTTTTAGATAAGGGCGAAAAGCTCCCTTTTGATATAAAAGGACAGTTAATCTATTATGTGGGGCCTACACCGGCAAAACCAGGGCAGGTCATAGGCTCTGTAGGACCTACAACAAGCGGAAGGATGGATGTATATACACCTAAACTTTTAGAACTTGGGTTAAAAGGGACAATCGGCAAGGGACAACGTTCGGCAGAGGTAGTTGATGCGATGAATAAGCACAAGGCTGTTTATCTTGCGGCAGTGGGCGGTGCAGCAGCGCTGATTGCAAAGACCATTAAAAAGGCGGAGATTATTGCGTACGAGGATTTGGGGCCGGAGGCGATCAGAAGGCTTGAGGTTGTAGATTTTCCGGCAATTGTTGTGAATGATATTTTCGGAAATGATTTGTTTAAGATTGGTGTTGAAAGGTATAAGAAGGTCGAATAGTATAAAATTAACAAAAGGAGGATTTATGCGCAAAGGTATAATATTTTGTCTTTTATTCGTAGTGTTGGTTCACCTGTCCGGAATTGCCTATGCCGCCCATGGGTTTGAAGTTGAATTTTCAGCAGATGTTATCGAAATATACTCAAAAGATCCGAGTAAGAATTTTAAAGGGACGATGTATGTCGGCAATGACATTATACGGAAGGATTTTTTCTATGATAACTTGCCGGCAGTGATGATTTTGGATCTTGTTAAACAAACTGCCACTATGCTGATGCCGTATGCAAAAACATATATTATGATGACGAAGAAGGATATGGAGGCTCTGTTTGGCCATGTCATAGGTCATTTACCTAATGCGTTATCTAACGGCCCATGTGCTGGAAGAAGTGATTTGATATGCCGGGAAATTGGCCAAGAAAAATTAGACGACAGAGATACTGAAAAATGGGAGGTCAAATCCCAGACAGGTGTTGTATATCAGTGGGTAGATCACAGGCTTAGGGTTACTATCCGAGAAGAATTCTCTGACCACATATATGAACTGCGCAATATTAAGGAAGGTCATCAGCCTGATAATCTGTTTCAGATCCCTGCTGGATATAAAAGGATACAGTAACCTAAAACAAATCAGGGTACACATATTATGCTCATAAAACTCGGAAAAGAAAACTTACAGAGTGAACTTGTTAAGCTCGTAGAACGGATTAGCGGCGAGGAACTTGCCAACTGCTATCAGTGCGGCAACTGCACAGGCGGCTGTCCTGTATCTTATGCAATGGATTTTGGACCTAGAGAAATTATAAGACTCCTGCAATTGGGACAGGAGGAGGCTGTGCAAAAGGCCAACTCCATGTGGCTCTGTGTTGGATGTTTGCAATGTTATTGCAGATGCCCGAAAGGTGTAAGCGCCGCGAAGATATTAGAGGCGCTTCGGCAGATAACTTTAAGGAAAGGCAAAAGTCACGAAGAGATTAAAGAGGTTCCGTTGCCGTTTTTAAAAAATGCTCCGCAACAGGCTATTGTTTGCGGGTTTAGGAAGTTTGTAAGTTAGTTTTCACCCTCCCCTTTGTCCCCTCCCGTCAAGGGAGGGGAGATTTCTTAAAGTTCCTCTCCCCTTGCGGGAGAGGGTTAGGGTGAGGGGGAAGTTTAGGATACAAAATCCATGAAAATACCATATTATCCCGGTTGCACCTTAAATACCGTTGCCAAAGGTTTTGATATTTCGGCAAGAGAATCCGCTGTTCTTTTGGGTTTTGAACTCAAAGAACTAAATCAGTGGAATTGCTGCGGCGCGACATTTCCTTTGACACCTGACAATATCATGGGCTTGACCGCGCCGACAAAGGTGCTTGTTAATGCAAAGAAAGAAGGGGACACGGTAACAACTCTATGCTCCGTTTGCTACAATGTTTTAAAGCGCACAAACAAGGTGATAAGGGATGACAAGGAGAAGCGGGCAATAGTCAACGGTTTTATTGAAGAAGAATACGACGGCAGTTTGAATGTGATTCACTTTTTAGAGGTTTTGAGGGATAGGATAGGTTTTGATAATGTTAAGAGCGCTGTTAAGAGGCCGTTAAAAGGGGTTAAGGCAGGTACATATTATGGGTGTATGTTGCTCAGACCTTTTGAAGATATGGGCATAGACAATGCCGAAGCGCCGACAATATTTGAGGATTTGCTAAAGGCGCTTGGCTGCGAACCGGTGGAGTTTCCCAATAAGATAGAATGCTGCGGAGCGCATCTTGCAATGGGGAATGAGGATGTGGTCACAAAACTTTCCGGCAATGTTTTGAGTTCAGCAAAGAACAAAGGAGCAGAGATTATTGTGACGAGTTGTCCTCTGTGTCAGTATAATCTGGAAAAAAGTCAGCAAAGACTTGCAGAGGGTTCTGGAAATACACAAATGCCTATAGTTTATTTTACTCAGTTGCTTGGACTGGCGCTGGGTCAGGATGAGGGGAGTTTGGGGCTGGAGAAGAATTTGTTTGATGTGAGACCGCTGTTGAAGGGGAAGTGAGTTTATTTTAAGGATGAGCTTATGAACAAGCAAATCAAAAAGATACCTAAAGGAGGTAGTTACATGAGAAGGTTAATGGTTTTAGTTTTAATGTTTGTTGCAGGTGGGTTGCTTGCAGGAAATTCACTTGGTGTAACTAATGCCAAAACAATTAACGATGCCCATCAGGATACCATTGATTCTATTACTTTTAGTCCGGATGGTAAAATCCTGGCGTCAGGAAGTTACGATGAAGGCGAAACGAGAGGTCTTATCAATTTTTGGGATACAACAACGTGGAAGAAGATAAAGACTATTAATGGTTATAACAAAGTTTGTTTTAGTCCCAATGGAAAGACGCTGGCAGCATTATCCTCTGGCTTTGAGGATGCCTCAATTGCTCTCTTAGATGTTGCTACGGGTGATAAGATAAAGACCTTCTCTCCTAATATAAAAACCATCTCTTATAACCCTATTTCTGAAAGTTGCTCTATTGCTTTAAGTACAGATGGAAAATTGTTGGCAGCAGGTTGTACTCCCAGATGGAGTGAAGTTGGACATATATTGCTCTGGGATGTCAAAACAGGAGATATGATAAAAGAACTCCAAGGACATGAGTTTGGTATTAATTCTATTGCTTTCAGTCCGGATGGAAAATTATTAGCATCAGGGGGATGGGGGTATCATACTATAATCCTTTGGGATGTCAAAACAGGGGATAGAATAAAGGAACTCCATCGTAATCAGGATAACCATAGTCCGATTTACTCCGTTGCCTTCAGTCTGGATGGAAAATTGTTGGCAGCAGGAAGTGACGATTACAGTATTATTCTTTGGGATGTAGCAGCGGGAAAAAATATTAAAACTCTGAAAGGTCATTCTGGCAGTGTCAAATCAGTTGTCTTCAGCCCTGATGGAAAGATGTTAGCATCAGTGAGCAGCGATAAAACCATCGTATTATGGGATGTGGTAAAGAAGAACAAGATTAAGACAATAGGGGCTGGAAGGCCGGTTCATTCTATTATTTTTAGTCCTGATGGGAAATTGCTGGTATCAGGGGAAGGCGAATCATGGAGGGTTAGCGAAGAGAGTTTTACTACGCTTTCCATACGGGATTGGAGGTCAACCCCAAACTTTGAGGGGGTAAAGAGTAAGCAGAAGGGGGATGGAAAAGGAAGGAAAAAGAAATAAGAAGTTTGGTAGAGTTTATCTAAGTGGTATGTTGAGGATTTTTAGAGGAGTACAACGCAGTATAAAGCTATTTATTGCGTTTATGGTAAAAGGGAGTCTTTTATGCCGCGTATAGGCGTATTCGTCTGCCAGTGCGGGACAAACATAGCATCCACTGTTGACACCAAAAAGGTCGCAGATGAGATGGCTAAACTACCGGGTGTAGTTTACGCCGGTGATTATAAGTTTATGTGTTCTGCGCCTGGACAGGAAAATCTAAAAGAGATTGTAAAGAAGCATAAGCTTGACGGTGTTATCGTGTCCGCATGTTCTCCGCACATGCACGAGAAGACATTCAGAAAAGCATGTGAGTCTGCAGGATTAAATCCGTACAAGTGCGAGATAACAAATATCCGCGAACAGTGCTCATGGGTGCACCATGATGCGACAAAGGCAGCAGGCACACTCAAGAGCATAGACTTAACCAGAATGACCATTGAGAGGCTCAAGAAAAGCAAAAACCTTTCAAAAATAAAGATACCTATAAAAAAGAAGGCGCTGGTCATCGGCGGCGGCATTGCAGGCATTCAAGCGGCGCTTGATATTGCAGAGGGCGGCAGGCAGGTGATTCTTGTTGAAAGAGAGCCGTCAATTGGCGGCAATATGGCGAAACTATCAGAGACATTCCCTACAATGGACTGCTCCCAGTGCATCATGACGCCGAAGATGGTTGAGGCGTCGCTTCATGAGAATATAAAGATTATGACATGGAGCGCGGTTGAAAAGGTTGACGGTTATATAGGCAACTTTACTGTCCAGATAAGGAAAAAGGCAAGGTATGTAAATGAGGATTTATGCAACGGGTGCGGACTCTGTATTGAAAAATGTCCGTTCAAGGCAAAGAGTGAATTTGAGATGGGCATGGCACAGAGAAAGGTGGTTTACACGCCATTTCCACAGGCAGTTCCAAACATCCCTGTCATAGATGCGCAGAACTGCCCGAAGATACAAAAAGACAAGTGCGGGGCATGCGCCCTTGTTTGCGGACCAAAGGCGATTGACTATAAACAGCAGGATACCGTTATTACAGAAGAGATCGGCGCAATTATTGTTGCAACAGGATATGAGTTAATGCCGAATGAAAGATTCGGCGAATACGGTTATGGAAAGATCAAGGATGTTATAAGCGGGCTTCAGTTTGAAAGGCTTGCGTCCGCATCAGGGCCCACAGGCGGAGAAATCAGAAGGCCGTCAGACGGCAAAACGCCAAAGAATGTTGTGTTTATCCAGTGCGTTGGTTCAAGGGATGAGGCAAAAGGCGTCGCTTACTGCTCAAAGATATGCTGCATGTATACTGCAAAACACACAATGCTTTATAAGCACAAGGTGCATGATGGCCAGTCATATGTGTTTTACATGGACATAAGGGCGGGCGGAAAAAGGTATGAAGAATTTGTCAGGAGGGCGATTGAGCATGACGGCGCTATGTATTTAAGAGGCCGTGTTTCAAGGGTCTATGAAAAAGACGGAAAGGTGATTGTGCAGGGCGCGGATACACTTTCAGGCAATCAGGTGGAGATTGAGGCTGATATGGTTGTGTTGGCAACAGCAATTGTATCAAGGACAGGCGCAGACACAGTGGCGCAGAAACTCGGCATAGGCTATGACAAACATAAATTTTACAATGAATATCATCCAAAGTTAAAACCAGTTGAGACTGTGACAGCAGGGATTTATCTGGCAGGCACATGTATGGGACCTATGGATATACCAGATTCTGTAACAATGGGAAGCGCTGCCGCAAGCAAGGTTCTGGCGCTCTTTTCCAACGACCAGATGGCAAGAGAACCTATAACTGCAAATGTCAACAAAGTAACATGCAATGCGTGCTGGGACTGTGTTGTTGCATGTCCATATTCGGCAATAGAAAAAGATAACATAAAGAACAGAAAGGGCGAGATAATCAGGTGGCTTGCTAAGGTAAATGAAGGTGTTTGCCAGGGCTGCGGTGTATGTGTTTGCGCATGCAGGAGCAAGGCCATTGACCTTCGCGGTTATACGGATGAGCAGGTTTATGCGGCGTTGGCGGCGTTTTAGGTGTTCATGCTGAAAAATCCGAATTCCCTCTCCCCTTGCGGGAGAGGGTTAGGGTGAGGGGTTGGATGAGGAAACCTTGGTTCGCAATAATCTGGTTTGCTTTTTGGGGAATTTTTCAGGCATATGCCGTTACTATGGTTTTACTTAGCAAATGGAAGAGACCGGAGGCATTTCCTGAAGAGGCATATAATGCGCTCATCTGGCCGGATATGGTTTTTATTCCGTTATATTTTTTGACAGCGGCTCTTTTATATAAAGGGAAAAGATTGGGTGAGATTTTAGGGGTGTTTTCAGGCGGCGCAGTCACTTATGTTATGGTTTATCTCTTTGCATTATCAGGACTGCACGGCGCGGTGAATATGATTTTTGATGGTGCGTTTTTGGGGCTGAATATTGGCGCGACTTTGCAGATTATTAGCAGACTGATTTGAAGTTGCGGGCAAAACAAGGCAGGTTAACTTGAAGCAAAGAGAAAATACGACAAATATAATCCCACAGGAAATAATAGAAAATAAGATATTCTTCATTAGAGGCAGGAAGGTAATGATTGATAGAGAGTTGGCAAGTCTTTATGGGGTAAAAACATCACAATTAACCCGTCAGGTTCGGAGGAATATCAAAAGATTTCCCGATGATTTTATGTTCCATCTTACAGGAGAGGAGTTTACAAACTTGAAGTGCCATTTTGGCACATCAAGTTGGGGAGGCACCAGGAAATTGCCATATGTTTTTACAGAAAACGGCGTTGCCATGCTTTCAAGCGTTTTGAATAGCGAAAGGGCGATGCAAGTTAATATCCAGATTATGAGAACATTTACAAAAATCAGGGAAATGCTTTTAACACATAAAGAATTAAAACAAAAAGTAGAGGAAATGGAAAAGAAATACGACTACCAGTTTAAAATTGTTTTTGATGCTATAAAACAATTATTAGAGCTGCCGGAGAAGTCAAAGAAAAGGATAGGTTTTTAGCAAGCAGGGTGAAAGGTTTAAGGATAAACAAATGTCATCACAAACACAACATGAACAAACAGGCGGTTTTGAGCCCCAGATAGTTGCCTTTGTCTGCAACTGGTGCACTTATGCAGGCGCTGATTTGGCAGGCACGAGCAGGATGGAGTATAAGCCAAATGTGAGGATTATCAAACTCCCATGCACAGGACGCATTGACCCGCTTTTTATCATAAAGGCATTTGAAAAAGGCGCTGATGGTGTTTTGGTTTCAGGCTGTCATCCGGGAGACTGCCACTATACAACAGGCAACTATCATGCGCGGCGCAGATGGATTGCATTTAAGAGTCTTTTGGAATTTACCGGCATAGATATGAAACGGCTCCACTTCTCATGGGTCTCAGCAT
The DNA window shown above is from Deltaproteobacteria bacterium and carries:
- a CDS encoding CoB--CoM heterodisulfide reductase iron-sulfur subunit B family protein yields the protein MKIPYYPGCTLNTVAKGFDISARESAVLLGFELKELNQWNCCGATFPLTPDNIMGLTAPTKVLVNAKKEGDTVTTLCSVCYNVLKRTNKVIRDDKEKRAIVNGFIEEEYDGSLNVIHFLEVLRDRIGFDNVKSAVKRPLKGVKAGTYYGCMLLRPFEDMGIDNAEAPTIFEDLLKALGCEPVEFPNKIECCGAHLAMGNEDVVTKLSGNVLSSAKNKGAEIIVTSCPLCQYNLEKSQQRLAEGSGNTQMPIVYFTQLLGLALGQDEGSLGLEKNLFDVRPLLKGK
- a CDS encoding hydrogenase iron-sulfur subunit, translating into MSSQTQHEQTGGFEPQIVAFVCNWCTYAGADLAGTSRMEYKPNVRIIKLPCTGRIDPLFIIKAFEKGADGVLVSGCHPGDCHYTTGNYHARRRWIAFKSLLEFTGIDMKRLHFSWVSASEAIKWVDLVNNITDEVKKLGPFVEYKNLGERSKVLG
- a CDS encoding ORF6N domain-containing protein; the protein is MKQRENTTNIIPQEIIENKIFFIRGRKVMIDRELASLYGVKTSQLTRQVRRNIKRFPDDFMFHLTGEEFTNLKCHFGTSSWGGTRKLPYVFTENGVAMLSSVLNSERAMQVNIQIMRTFTKIREMLLTHKELKQKVEEMEKKYDYQFKIVFDAIKQLLELPEKSKKRIGF
- a CDS encoding 4Fe-4S dicluster domain-containing protein, encoding MLIKLGKENLQSELVKLVERISGEELANCYQCGNCTGGCPVSYAMDFGPREIIRLLQLGQEEAVQKANSMWLCVGCLQCYCRCPKGVSAAKILEALRQITLRKGKSHEEIKEVPLPFLKNAPQQAIVCGFRKFVS
- a CDS encoding CoB--CoM heterodisulfide reductase iron-sulfur subunit A family protein, whose product is MPRIGVFVCQCGTNIASTVDTKKVADEMAKLPGVVYAGDYKFMCSAPGQENLKEIVKKHKLDGVIVSACSPHMHEKTFRKACESAGLNPYKCEITNIREQCSWVHHDATKAAGTLKSIDLTRMTIERLKKSKNLSKIKIPIKKKALVIGGGIAGIQAALDIAEGGRQVILVEREPSIGGNMAKLSETFPTMDCSQCIMTPKMVEASLHENIKIMTWSAVEKVDGYIGNFTVQIRKKARYVNEDLCNGCGLCIEKCPFKAKSEFEMGMAQRKVVYTPFPQAVPNIPVIDAQNCPKIQKDKCGACALVCGPKAIDYKQQDTVITEEIGAIIVATGYELMPNERFGEYGYGKIKDVISGLQFERLASASGPTGGEIRRPSDGKTPKNVVFIQCVGSRDEAKGVAYCSKICCMYTAKHTMLYKHKVHDGQSYVFYMDIRAGGKRYEEFVRRAIEHDGAMYLRGRVSRVYEKDGKVIVQGADTLSGNQVEIEADMVVLATAIVSRTGADTVAQKLGIGYDKHKFYNEYHPKLKPVETVTAGIYLAGTCMGPMDIPDSVTMGSAAASKVLALFSNDQMAREPITANVNKVTCNACWDCVVACPYSAIEKDNIKNRKGEIIRWLAKVNEGVCQGCGVCVCACRSKAIDLRGYTDEQVYAALAAF
- a CDS encoding Fe-S-containing hydro-lyase produces the protein MTHPIKITPPLTDKDVEKLKSGDKVLITGVLYTARDAAHKRLIELLDKGEKLPFDIKGQLIYYVGPTPAKPGQVIGSVGPTTSGRMDVYTPKLLELGLKGTIGKGQRSAEVVDAMNKHKAVYLAAVGGAAALIAKTIKKAEIIAYEDLGPEAIRRLEVVDFPAIVVNDIFGNDLFKIGVERYKKVE
- a CDS encoding WD40 repeat domain-containing protein, producing MNKQIKKIPKGGSYMRRLMVLVLMFVAGGLLAGNSLGVTNAKTINDAHQDTIDSITFSPDGKILASGSYDEGETRGLINFWDTTTWKKIKTINGYNKVCFSPNGKTLAALSSGFEDASIALLDVATGDKIKTFSPNIKTISYNPISESCSIALSTDGKLLAAGCTPRWSEVGHILLWDVKTGDMIKELQGHEFGINSIAFSPDGKLLASGGWGYHTIILWDVKTGDRIKELHRNQDNHSPIYSVAFSLDGKLLAAGSDDYSIILWDVAAGKNIKTLKGHSGSVKSVVFSPDGKMLASVSSDKTIVLWDVVKKNKIKTIGAGRPVHSIIFSPDGKLLVSGEGESWRVSEESFTTLSIRDWRSTPNFEGVKSKQKGDGKGRKKK